In Streptomyces hawaiiensis, one genomic interval encodes:
- a CDS encoding nucleoside deaminase, translating to MDEVMDRARARTWLTTAVEEARAGLAEGGIPIGAALYGADGSELGRGRNRRVQDGDPSLHAETAAFRAAGRQRSYRGTTMVTTLSPCWYCSGLVRQFGISRVVIGEAVTFHGGHDWLAEHGVEIVLLDDAECAGLMRDFIAEHPALWNEDIGVN from the coding sequence ATGGATGAGGTCATGGACCGGGCACGGGCACGCACATGGCTCACGACCGCCGTCGAGGAGGCCCGAGCCGGGCTCGCCGAGGGCGGCATCCCGATCGGTGCCGCGCTGTACGGCGCCGACGGCTCTGAGCTGGGCCGTGGCCGCAACCGCCGGGTCCAGGACGGCGATCCGTCCCTGCACGCGGAGACGGCGGCCTTCCGCGCGGCCGGGCGGCAACGCTCCTACCGGGGGACGACGATGGTGACGACCCTGTCGCCGTGCTGGTACTGCTCCGGCCTGGTGCGGCAGTTCGGCATCTCGCGGGTGGTGATCGGCGAGGCGGTCACCTTCCACGGGGGCCACGACTGGCTGGCCGAACACGGTGTGGAGATCGTGCTGTTGGACGACGCCGAGTGCGCCGGGCTGATGCGTGACTTCATCGCCGAACACCCCGCGCTCTGGAACGAGGACATCGGCGTCAACTGA
- a CDS encoding CDP-alcohol phosphatidyltransferase family protein: protein MGAAPVLEELREVCQPQAKLASRNGEHWAGRLYMRSISLRFTRQLVRTPVTPDQLTWTMVVCGVASGAALMIPGLTGAVLAVVLMQLFLLFDCVDGEVARWKGQNSASGIYVDRLGAYLADAALMAGAGYRAAESGVGGWLSIGIATALGVVLLKASTDLVDVARARRGLMVVDDEATRPRSQGVATVRRVAAAFKIHRVTNGIEASLVLLAAAVADQLTGGIEPTRWALGALALITWLMVPAHLLSILSSSRLR, encoded by the coding sequence ATGGGTGCTGCCCCGGTTCTGGAGGAGTTGCGGGAGGTCTGCCAGCCGCAGGCGAAGCTGGCGAGCCGCAACGGCGAGCACTGGGCGGGCCGGCTGTACATGCGGAGCATCTCCCTGCGGTTCACCCGGCAGTTGGTGCGCACGCCCGTCACCCCGGACCAGCTCACCTGGACCATGGTGGTGTGCGGAGTGGCCTCCGGCGCCGCGCTGATGATCCCGGGCCTGACGGGCGCGGTGCTGGCCGTCGTCCTGATGCAGCTGTTCCTCCTCTTCGACTGCGTGGACGGCGAAGTCGCCCGGTGGAAGGGCCAGAACAGCGCGTCCGGCATCTACGTCGACCGTCTCGGCGCCTACCTCGCGGACGCCGCGCTCATGGCCGGAGCCGGTTACCGCGCCGCCGAGTCGGGCGTCGGCGGCTGGCTGTCGATCGGCATCGCCACCGCGCTCGGCGTCGTCCTGCTCAAGGCCTCCACCGACCTCGTGGACGTCGCCCGGGCCCGGCGCGGTCTGATGGTCGTCGACGACGAGGCGACCCGCCCGCGCTCCCAGGGCGTGGCCACGGTCCGCCGGGTCGCCGCCGCCTTCAAGATCCACCGTGTGACGAACGGCATCGAGGCGTCCCTGGTCCTCCTCGCCGCGGCCGTCGCCGACCAGCTGACCGGTGGCATCGAGCCGACCCGCTGGGCGCTGGGCGCGCTGGCCCTCATCACGTGGCTGATGGTCCCGGCCCATCTGCTGTCGATCCTGTCGTCGTCCCGGCTGCGGTGA
- a CDS encoding DUF6281 family protein codes for MKASPSRVDRGPVRTLLAAALAMLSVGCTAGSSDDTARPEASCAYVVDHDGRTYLGRDETGIPVGKPLGGATRAACDDTPGDGDAGEGPALMTAFTVRGVDPGVAIAVAEDPGEYRLVVADTVRELPPELKKLTDRF; via the coding sequence ATGAAGGCGTCACCCTCGCGCGTCGACCGCGGGCCCGTGCGGACGCTCCTGGCGGCGGCCCTCGCCATGCTGTCCGTGGGCTGCACGGCGGGGTCCTCAGACGACACCGCGCGGCCCGAGGCGTCCTGCGCCTACGTCGTCGACCACGACGGCCGCACCTACCTGGGAAGGGATGAGACCGGCATCCCCGTGGGGAAGCCGCTCGGCGGCGCCACCCGCGCTGCGTGCGACGACACCCCCGGCGACGGCGACGCCGGTGAGGGCCCGGCGTTGATGACCGCGTTCACCGTGCGGGGCGTCGACCCGGGCGTCGCCATCGCCGTGGCCGAGGACCCCGGCGAGTACCGGCTCGTCGTCGCCGACACCGTCAGGGAGCTCCCGCCCGAGCTGAAGAAGCTGACCGACCGTTTCTGA
- a CDS encoding helix-turn-helix domain-containing protein — protein sequence MFGEVLRHFREAALLTQEGLARQIPCDRSHVARVEAGTRVPQDTFAKNCDELLGTGGVLARLWGRIDWYPQVEHPDWFRRRAEMDEVAVTLREYQERVIPGLLQTSTYARALSSRYVSGVELEERVRARLSRQQRFLADGGPLYVVVLDESCLRNVVGGPDVMQDQCAHLLNLAGRPNIRIQVAPAGPFEIVRPSGSMSLITLPEGCHWLYSESLSRGHFTNDPALYERYNQFYDVLRADALSAPQSAALIHETMERYGHHGQERADLGQEQLQRRRRRQLHRNSPRFPRNRPRARQQEP from the coding sequence GTGTTCGGAGAGGTACTCCGGCACTTCCGCGAGGCCGCGCTGCTCACGCAGGAGGGTCTGGCGAGGCAGATCCCGTGCGACCGGTCGCATGTGGCGCGGGTGGAGGCCGGTACGAGGGTTCCGCAGGACACGTTCGCCAAGAACTGTGACGAACTCCTGGGAACGGGTGGGGTGTTGGCGCGGCTGTGGGGCCGGATCGACTGGTACCCACAGGTGGAGCATCCGGATTGGTTCCGGCGGCGGGCGGAGATGGACGAGGTGGCCGTCACCCTGCGGGAGTACCAGGAGCGTGTGATCCCGGGTTTGTTGCAGACGTCCACCTACGCCCGGGCACTCTCCTCGCGTTACGTGAGCGGGGTGGAGCTCGAGGAGCGGGTGCGAGCTCGCCTGAGCCGACAGCAACGCTTCCTCGCCGATGGAGGTCCGCTGTACGTCGTCGTCCTCGACGAGAGCTGCCTGCGCAACGTGGTCGGTGGCCCGGATGTCATGCAAGACCAGTGCGCTCACTTGCTCAACCTGGCAGGGCGACCCAACATCCGCATCCAGGTCGCTCCTGCCGGCCCCTTCGAGATCGTCCGTCCCAGCGGCTCCATGTCATTGATCACGCTGCCGGAAGGGTGCCACTGGCTGTACTCGGAGTCCCTGAGTCGCGGCCACTTCACGAACGATCCGGCCCTCTACGAGCGCTATAACCAGTTCTATGATGTGCTCAGGGCGGACGCCCTGTCAGCTCCTCAGTCCGCCGCTCTGATCCACGAGACGATGGAGAGGTACGGGCATCATGGACAGGAACGCGCTGACCTGGGTCAAGAGCAGCTACAGCGACGGCGACGGCGGCAACTGCATAGAAATAGCCCCCGGTTTCCCCGAAACCGTCCCCGTGCGCGACAGCAAGAACCCTGA
- a CDS encoding DUF397 domain-containing protein — MAPGFPETVPVRDSKNPEGPVLVVTRSAWSAFTAAL; from the coding sequence ATAGCCCCCGGTTTCCCCGAAACCGTCCCCGTGCGCGACAGCAAGAACCCTGAAGGTCCGGTCCTGGTCGTCACCCGGTCCGCCTGGTCGGCGTTCACAGCCGCTCTCTGA
- a CDS encoding PLD nuclease N-terminal domain-containing protein → MLRVLMFLVPLALSVYAFIDCISTKDDEIRHMPKPLWAILVLLFPLVGSISWLIAGKKRVPPAERPRQWVAPDDNPDFLKSLEEEKDEDPKRDES, encoded by the coding sequence ATGCTCCGGGTACTGATGTTCCTCGTGCCGCTGGCGCTCAGCGTGTACGCCTTCATCGACTGCATCAGCACGAAGGACGACGAGATCCGCCACATGCCCAAGCCGCTGTGGGCGATCCTCGTACTGCTGTTTCCGCTCGTCGGGTCGATCTCCTGGCTCATCGCCGGCAAGAAGCGGGTGCCTCCGGCGGAGCGTCCCCGGCAGTGGGTGGCGCCCGACGACAATCCCGACTTCCTGAAGTCCCTCGAAGAGGAGAAGGACGAGGACCCCAAGCGGGACGAGTCGTGA
- a CDS encoding menaquinone biosynthesis decarboxylase translates to MAYDDLRSLLRALEREGDLKRIKAEVDPYLEVGEIVDRVQKSGGPALLFENVRGSSMPLAMNVFGTDRRLLKALGLKSYAEISERIGGLLKPELPHGFVGVREAFGKLGAMTHVPPKKVKDGPVQEVVLTGDDVDLDQLPALFTWPKDGGSFFNLGLTHTKDPESGIRNLGLYRLQRHDKRTIGMHWQIHKDSRNHYQVAARRGERLPVAIAFGCPPAVTYASTAPLPGDIDEYLFAGFLAGKRIEMVDCKTVPLQVPAHAEVVIEGWLEPGEMLPEGPFGDHTGFYTPQEPFPALKIDCVTMRKRPLLQSIVVGRPPTEDGPLGRATERFFLPLLKIIVPDIVDYHLPEAGGFHNCAIVSIDKKYPKHAQKVMHAVWGAHMMSLTKLIVVVDSDCDVHDLHEVAWRALGNTDYARDLSIVEGPVDHLDHASYQQFWGGKAGIDATKKWPEEGYTRDGGWPDMVESDPETAAKVDRRWKEYGL, encoded by the coding sequence ATGGCTTACGACGATCTTCGCTCCCTGCTGAGGGCGCTGGAGCGCGAGGGCGACCTCAAGCGCATCAAGGCCGAGGTAGACCCATATCTGGAGGTCGGGGAGATCGTCGACCGGGTGCAGAAGTCCGGCGGTCCGGCCCTGCTCTTCGAGAACGTGCGCGGGTCGAGCATGCCCCTCGCGATGAACGTGTTCGGCACGGACCGGCGGCTGCTGAAAGCCCTGGGGCTGAAGTCGTACGCCGAGATCTCCGAGCGGATCGGCGGGCTGCTGAAGCCCGAGCTGCCGCACGGGTTCGTCGGTGTGCGGGAGGCCTTCGGCAAGCTCGGCGCGATGACGCACGTGCCGCCGAAGAAGGTGAAGGACGGCCCTGTTCAGGAAGTCGTCCTCACCGGGGACGATGTCGACCTCGACCAGCTGCCCGCCCTGTTCACGTGGCCGAAGGACGGCGGGTCGTTCTTCAACCTGGGGCTCACCCACACCAAGGACCCCGAGAGCGGCATCCGCAATCTCGGGCTGTACCGGCTCCAGCGGCACGACAAGCGCACCATCGGTATGCACTGGCAGATCCACAAGGACAGCCGGAACCACTACCAGGTGGCCGCGCGCAGGGGCGAGCGGCTGCCCGTCGCGATCGCCTTCGGCTGTCCGCCCGCGGTGACGTACGCCTCCACCGCGCCGCTGCCCGGGGACATCGACGAGTACCTGTTCGCCGGTTTCCTCGCGGGCAAGCGGATCGAGATGGTCGACTGCAAGACCGTGCCGCTCCAGGTGCCGGCGCACGCCGAGGTCGTGATCGAGGGCTGGCTGGAGCCGGGCGAGATGCTGCCCGAGGGTCCGTTCGGCGACCACACCGGCTTCTACACGCCGCAGGAGCCCTTCCCGGCGCTGAAGATCGACTGCGTGACGATGCGGAAGCGGCCGCTGCTCCAGTCGATCGTCGTGGGCAGGCCTCCGACGGAGGACGGGCCCCTGGGGCGGGCGACGGAACGCTTCTTCCTGCCGCTGCTGAAGATCATCGTGCCGGACATCGTGGACTACCACCTGCCGGAGGCGGGCGGCTTCCACAACTGCGCGATCGTCTCGATCGACAAGAAGTACCCGAAGCACGCGCAGAAGGTGATGCACGCCGTCTGGGGCGCGCACATGATGTCCCTGACCAAGCTGATCGTGGTCGTCGACTCCGACTGCGACGTGCACGATCTGCACGAGGTCGCCTGGCGGGCGCTGGGCAACACGGACTACGCCCGGGACCTGAGCATCGTCGAGGGCCCGGTCGACCATCTGGACCACGCCTCCTACCAGCAGTTCTGGGGCGGCAAGGCCGGGATCGACGCGACGAAGAAGTGGCCCGAGGAGGGCTACACGCGCGACGGCGGCTGGCCCGACATGGTGGAGTCCGATCCGGAGACGGCGGCGAAGGTGGACCGTCGCTGGAAGGAGTACGGGCTGTGA
- the mqnP gene encoding menaquinone biosynthesis prenyltransferase MqnP, whose product MSSASAAIPQPGRTKAFLRLVMIEHSVFALPFAYIAALTAMFQWDKNVHWGRLLLVTVCMVGLRTFAMAVNRIIDREIDARNPRTAQRELVTGAMSVKHAWTGALIALVVFLGAAALLNPLCLALAPIAVIPMVVYPYGKRFTNFPQAILGLAQAMGPVGGWLAISGSWSWDAVILGLAVGIWIGGFDLIYACQDVETDREIGVLSVPARFGIPAAIWGARVCHAVTTALFVWYALATDAGAFFWLGLLIVAGAFLYEHSIVRPHDLSRVNRAFFSVNGFIGIALFVCALLDLLVRGLTV is encoded by the coding sequence GTGAGTTCCGCTTCCGCCGCGATCCCGCAGCCGGGACGCACCAAGGCCTTCCTGCGGCTGGTGATGATCGAGCACTCGGTCTTCGCGCTGCCCTTCGCCTACATCGCCGCGCTCACCGCGATGTTCCAGTGGGACAAGAACGTCCACTGGGGCCGGCTGCTGCTGGTCACCGTCTGCATGGTGGGCCTGCGCACCTTCGCGATGGCGGTCAACCGGATCATCGACCGGGAGATCGACGCGAGGAACCCGCGTACGGCGCAGCGCGAGCTGGTGACCGGCGCGATGTCGGTGAAGCACGCCTGGACGGGTGCGCTGATCGCGTTGGTCGTCTTCCTCGGCGCCGCTGCCCTGCTCAACCCGCTGTGCCTGGCACTGGCCCCCATCGCGGTGATCCCGATGGTGGTCTATCCGTACGGCAAGCGGTTCACGAACTTCCCGCAGGCCATCCTCGGCCTCGCCCAGGCGATGGGCCCGGTCGGCGGCTGGCTGGCGATCTCGGGTTCCTGGTCCTGGGACGCGGTCATCCTCGGCCTCGCCGTCGGCATCTGGATCGGCGGCTTCGACCTGATCTACGCCTGCCAGGACGTGGAGACCGACCGCGAGATCGGCGTCCTGTCCGTCCCGGCCCGCTTCGGCATCCCGGCGGCCATCTGGGGAGCGCGGGTCTGTCACGCGGTGACGACGGCCCTGTTCGTCTGGTACGCCCTCGCCACCGACGCCGGAGCCTTCTTCTGGCTGGGTCTGCTGATCGTGGCGGGTGCGTTCCTCTATGAGCACTCGATCGTCCGTCCCCATGACCTGTCCCGAGTGAACCGCGCGTTCTTCAGCGTCAACGGCTTCATCGGGATCGCCCTGTTCGTGTGCGCGCTGCTGGATCTGCTGGTTCGGGGTCTGACCGTCTGA
- a CDS encoding rhomboid family intramembrane serine protease produces the protein MSGPEAGWSQSARALAAGKLMLAWVALLWLLEVVDVATGHALDGFGVTPRDPSELVDVVPSSFIHFGFAHLAANTVPLLVLGFLAALTGLRRFLLVCALIIVVDGLGVWLIAPDRTNTAGASGVIFGLFGFLLVSGFVERRALGVLAGVLIAAIWGGSILTGLAPTQTGVSWQGHLIGLAAGVAAAFVFRRRPEASRALTAP, from the coding sequence ATGTCGGGTCCGGAAGCAGGGTGGTCACAGAGCGCTCGTGCGCTGGCCGCGGGCAAGCTGATGCTGGCCTGGGTGGCGCTGCTGTGGCTGCTGGAAGTGGTGGACGTGGCCACAGGCCACGCGCTGGACGGCTTCGGCGTCACCCCGCGCGACCCGTCCGAGCTGGTCGATGTCGTGCCCTCGTCCTTCATCCACTTCGGCTTCGCTCATCTGGCGGCGAACACCGTGCCGCTCCTGGTCCTCGGCTTCCTCGCCGCGCTCACGGGCCTGCGCCGGTTCCTGCTCGTCTGCGCGCTGATCATCGTCGTGGACGGCCTGGGCGTCTGGCTCATAGCCCCGGACCGCACCAACACCGCGGGCGCCTCCGGCGTGATCTTCGGTCTCTTCGGCTTCCTCCTGGTCAGCGGCTTCGTGGAGCGCCGCGCCCTGGGTGTGCTGGCCGGTGTCCTGATCGCCGCGATCTGGGGCGGCTCCATCCTCACGGGCCTGGCCCCGACCCAGACGGGCGTCAGCTGGCAGGGCCACCTGATAGGGCTGGCGGCGGGTGTGGCGGCGGCGTTCGTCTTCCGCCGCCGCCCGGAAGCGAGCCGCGCGCTCACCGCGCCGTGA
- a CDS encoding UbiX family flavin prenyltransferase, producing the protein MPRTPWIVGVSGASGTPYAAAVLRALLAAGESVDLVVSRASRLTLLDETGISFRDAHWQADLREWLSRGADGKPDTFSVDIDAVRHWSAGDLAAGPSSGSYPTKGMLIVPASTASVAGVALGLSKDLLQRAASVTLKEGRKLVVAVRESPLNGQTLRHLVTLDDAGATVVPASPAFYAGATHIQDLVDFVAGRVLDAAGVPHGLYRRWQGELGGGARRDG; encoded by the coding sequence ATGCCGCGTACGCCTTGGATCGTAGGGGTGTCCGGGGCCTCCGGCACCCCGTATGCCGCTGCCGTGCTGCGGGCCCTTCTCGCCGCCGGCGAGAGCGTCGACCTCGTGGTGTCCCGGGCCTCGCGGCTCACCCTGCTGGACGAGACCGGGATCTCCTTCCGGGACGCCCACTGGCAGGCCGACCTGCGGGAATGGCTGTCCCGGGGCGCCGACGGCAAGCCGGACACGTTCTCCGTCGACATCGACGCCGTACGGCACTGGAGCGCCGGCGACCTGGCCGCCGGGCCCTCCTCGGGGTCGTACCCCACCAAGGGCATGCTCATCGTGCCCGCTTCGACGGCGAGCGTGGCCGGGGTCGCGCTCGGTCTGTCGAAGGACCTGTTGCAGCGGGCGGCGAGCGTGACCCTCAAAGAGGGCCGCAAGCTGGTCGTGGCCGTGCGCGAGAGCCCGCTGAACGGCCAGACCCTGCGTCATCTGGTCACCCTCGACGACGCGGGCGCGACGGTCGTGCCCGCCTCACCCGCCTTCTACGCGGGCGCGACCCACATCCAGGACCTGGTGGACTTCGTCGCCGGACGCGTACTCGACGCGGCGGGCGTGCCGCACGGGCTCTACCGCCGTTGGCAGGGTGAACTCGGCGGCGGCGCACGCCGCGACGGCTGA
- a CDS encoding Lrp/AsnC family transcriptional regulator, with protein sequence MDAVDRQLIQALRENGRASYAELGRLVGLSGPSVTDRINRLEAAGVITGYRATVDAASLGLGVTALIGISLSDATDHEDVAQRLKDLSEIEDCWFIAGEDSYMLKVRAADVDGLEKMIRRLSGIEGVSRTRTTIVLSTKWENRVGELPEEE encoded by the coding sequence ATGGACGCGGTGGACAGGCAGCTCATCCAGGCCCTGAGGGAGAACGGCCGGGCCTCTTACGCGGAGCTGGGGCGCCTCGTCGGACTGTCGGGACCCAGCGTCACCGACCGCATCAACCGGCTGGAGGCGGCCGGTGTCATCACCGGCTACCGGGCCACCGTCGACGCCGCCTCGCTCGGCCTCGGCGTCACCGCCCTGATCGGCATCTCACTCTCCGACGCCACCGACCACGAGGACGTGGCGCAGCGCCTCAAGGACCTCTCGGAGATCGAGGACTGCTGGTTCATCGCGGGCGAGGACTCGTACATGCTCAAGGTGCGGGCGGCGGACGTGGACGGCCTGGAGAAGATGATCCGGCGGCTGAGCGGCATCGAGGGCGTTTCCCGGACGCGTACGACGATCGTGCTCTCCACGAAGTGGGAGAACCGGGTCGGGGAGCTGCCGGAAGAGGAGTAG
- the mqnE gene encoding aminofutalosine synthase MqnE, with protein sequence MDLGLKRELEEKVRAGVRLTREDGIALYESDDLAWLGGLAHEVRTRKNGDVVHFNVNRHLNMTNVCTASCAYCSFQRKPGEKDAYTMRIEEAVKLATAMESENLTELHIVNGLHPNLPWRYYPRSLRELKAALPDVSLKAFTATEIHHFETISGMSASEILDELIDAGLESLTGGGAEIFDWEVRQHIVDHRTHWEDWSRIHRLAHEKGLKTPCTMLYGHIEEPRHRVDHVLRLRELQDETGGFQVFIPLRYQHDFVDMQDGKVRNRLQARTQMATGAEALKTFAVSRLLFDNVPHVKVFWVMHGVQTAQLALQHGADDMDGSVVEYKITHDADNYGTPNKLTREDLLDLIRDAGFRPVERNTRYEIIREYDGPDPELRESPQPMRV encoded by the coding sequence ATGGATCTCGGGCTCAAGCGCGAGCTGGAGGAGAAGGTCAGGGCGGGTGTCCGTCTGACCCGTGAGGACGGCATCGCGCTGTACGAGTCGGACGACCTGGCCTGGCTCGGCGGCCTCGCGCACGAGGTGCGGACGCGCAAGAACGGCGACGTCGTGCACTTCAACGTCAACCGGCACCTCAACATGACCAACGTGTGCACGGCCTCCTGCGCGTACTGCTCCTTCCAGCGCAAGCCGGGGGAGAAGGACGCGTACACGATGCGCATCGAGGAGGCCGTCAAGCTCGCGACGGCGATGGAGTCGGAGAACCTCACCGAGCTGCACATCGTCAACGGGCTGCACCCGAACCTGCCGTGGCGGTACTACCCGCGGTCGCTGCGGGAGCTGAAGGCCGCGCTGCCGGACGTCTCGCTGAAGGCGTTCACGGCCACGGAGATCCACCACTTCGAGACCATCTCGGGCATGTCGGCGTCGGAGATCCTCGACGAGCTCATCGACGCCGGGCTGGAGTCCCTCACCGGTGGCGGCGCGGAGATCTTCGACTGGGAGGTCCGGCAGCACATCGTGGACCACCGCACCCACTGGGAGGACTGGTCCCGCATCCACCGGCTCGCGCACGAGAAGGGTCTGAAGACCCCGTGCACGATGCTGTACGGGCACATCGAGGAGCCCCGTCACCGGGTGGACCACGTGCTGCGGCTGCGTGAGCTCCAGGACGAGACCGGCGGCTTCCAGGTCTTCATCCCGCTGCGGTACCAGCACGACTTCGTCGACATGCAGGACGGCAAGGTGCGGAACCGGCTTCAGGCGCGGACGCAGATGGCGACGGGGGCGGAGGCGCTGAAGACCTTCGCCGTGTCGCGACTGCTGTTCGACAACGTGCCGCACGTCAAGGTGTTCTGGGTGATGCACGGGGTGCAGACCGCGCAGCTCGCGTTGCAGCACGGGGCGGACGACATGGACGGGTCCGTCGTCGAGTACAAGATCACGCATGACGCGGACAACTACGGGACGCCGAACAAGCTGACGCGTGAGGATCTGCTGGATCTGATTCGCGATGCCGGGTTCCGGCCCGTGGAGCGGAACACTCGGTACGAGATCATTCGGGAGTATGACGGGCCCGACCCTGAGCTTCGCGAGTCGCCGCAGCCTATGCGGGTGTGA
- a CDS encoding uracil-DNA glycosylase family protein — translation MVRTSAPEDAYTAEPFVPGRGGLPALRKAAAECRGCPLHRDATQTVFGDGSKDARVMLVGEQPGDQEDRQGKPFVGPAGKFAGPGP, via the coding sequence ATGGTCAGAACCTCGGCACCTGAGGATGCCTATACCGCTGAACCCTTTGTTCCTGGTCGGGGCGGTCTTCCCGCTCTGCGGAAGGCCGCTGCCGAGTGTCGGGGGTGCCCGTTGCATCGGGATGCCACCCAGACCGTGTTCGGGGACGGGAGCAAGGACGCCCGGGTCATGCTCGTGGGGGAGCAGCCCGGGGATCAGGAGGACCGGCAGGGGAAGCCGTTCGTCGGGCCGGCCGGGAAGTTTGCTGGACCGGGCCCTTGA
- a CDS encoding uracil-DNA glycosylase family protein: MRRTGRGSRSSGRPGSLLDRALEEAGIDPSEAYVTNAVKHFKFTQAEPRKRRIHKAPSLREMTACGPWLAAELAVVEPELIVVLGATAGKALLGSSFRVTQVRGTVLEEEIHGRPERLVPTVHPSSVLRSDDREAAYRGLVSDLKVAADALS, translated from the coding sequence ATCAGGAGGACCGGCAGGGGAAGCCGTTCGTCGGGCCGGCCGGGAAGTTTGCTGGACCGGGCCCTTGAGGAAGCCGGTATCGATCCCTCCGAGGCCTACGTCACCAACGCCGTGAAGCACTTCAAGTTCACGCAGGCCGAGCCCAGGAAGCGGCGGATCCACAAGGCGCCCAGCCTGCGGGAGATGACCGCGTGCGGGCCCTGGCTGGCCGCGGAGCTCGCGGTCGTGGAGCCGGAGCTGATCGTCGTACTGGGGGCCACCGCCGGGAAGGCGCTGCTAGGGTCCTCCTTCCGGGTCACGCAGGTGCGGGGGACGGTGCTGGAGGAGGAGATCCACGGGCGGCCGGAGCGGCTGGTGCCGACCGTGCATCCGTCGTCGGTGCTGCGGTCCGACGACCGGGAGGCGGCGTACCGCGGGCTGGTGTCGGACCTGAAAGTGGCCGCGGACGCCCTGTCGTAA
- a CDS encoding GNAT family N-acetyltransferase, translated as MPLTFTLEPAVTSELRDGLLDLWADASNAGGAVGYVPPVTREEIRPALVQHFVSMAEGRVKLLVGHDEEGHVAATAFLTFNTHHLMTHWLWLYTVMVHPRHQGKGYGRDLLGAAADAARGMDGIEAIRLTCRGGLGLERFYASCGYKEVGRIPGAIRVAPGEDRDDVIMLLPLD; from the coding sequence ATGCCCCTTACCTTCACGCTCGAACCAGCCGTCACCTCCGAGCTGCGTGACGGCCTGCTCGATCTGTGGGCCGATGCCTCCAACGCCGGCGGCGCCGTCGGGTACGTGCCTCCGGTGACGCGGGAGGAGATCCGCCCCGCGCTGGTGCAGCACTTCGTGTCGATGGCGGAGGGGCGGGTCAAACTGCTCGTCGGGCACGACGAGGAGGGGCACGTCGCGGCGACCGCGTTCCTGACGTTCAACACCCACCATCTGATGACGCACTGGCTGTGGCTGTACACGGTGATGGTGCACCCGCGGCATCAGGGGAAGGGGTACGGGCGGGATCTGCTGGGGGCCGCCGCGGACGCGGCCCGGGGGATGGACGGGATCGAGGCGATCCGGCTGACCTGCCGGGGCGGGCTCGGGCTGGAGCGGTTCTACGCGTCCTGCGGGTACAAGGAGGTCGGGCGGATTCCCGGGGCGATCCGGGTGGCGCCGGGCGAGGACCGGGACGACGTCATCATGCTGCTGCCGCTCGACTGA
- a CDS encoding DUF4229 domain-containing protein: MLRYTLMRLGIFVGCLVVVWGAVYSGIAPRGLGDSNGLWVVLLALLISAPISFVALRKERDRASLQVAQRVDRMKANMDASRSQEDVADDTARAQGQTS; the protein is encoded by the coding sequence ATGCTCCGCTACACGCTGATGCGCCTCGGAATCTTCGTGGGCTGCCTCGTGGTCGTCTGGGGCGCTGTCTACTCGGGCATCGCCCCGCGCGGCCTCGGCGACAGCAACGGACTGTGGGTCGTGCTGCTCGCCCTGCTGATCTCCGCGCCGATCAGCTTCGTCGCGCTGCGCAAGGAGCGGGACCGGGCGTCCCTGCAGGTCGCGCAGCGCGTCGACCGGATGAAGGCCAACATGGACGCCAGCCGCAGCCAGGAGGACGTGGCCGACGACACCGCCCGCGCCCAGGGGCAGACCTCGTAA